In one Aggregicoccus sp. 17bor-14 genomic region, the following are encoded:
- the mpl gene encoding UDP-N-acetylmuramate:L-alanyl-gamma-D-glutamyl-meso-diaminopimelate ligase yields the protein MAEQQAQQQQDNGNVLDTLDPKSVRRIHLVGVGGTGMGSFAGMLKAAGYEVTGSDENVYPPMSTMLETWGIPVMTPYSPQNLDRAKPDLVIIGNVIRRVNPEATAVRERGLKQMSFPAALGSLFLEHAHSVVVAGTHGKTTTSSLMAHVLVEAGRDPSFLVGGVTQNYAGNYRVGKGAHFVVEGDEYDTAYWDKGSKFLHYRPRTAILTSVEYDHADIFRDLPHYEATFDKFVRLMPQGGRLAVCAAYPNAVALAKAAKSEVVTYVAKEGAQADYTPRGVSFGPEGARFEVLEKGKALGTVKLPMSGAHNVENALGVIAAARGLGLSFEEIAKGLASFQGVKRRQEVRGEVGGVLVVDDFAHHPTAVRETIQAIRHRYPERRLWAIFEPRSNTSRRNIHQEDYAHAFTGAARASLKVPEHHDKVPLDQELNVPKLVQALGDQGIAADGATEVPVLVERAASEAKPGDVLLVMSNGSFGGFIDKLLPALRARFAGSAK from the coding sequence ATGGCTGAGCAGCAAGCGCAGCAGCAGCAGGACAACGGCAACGTGCTGGACACCCTGGACCCCAAGAGCGTGCGCCGCATCCACCTGGTGGGCGTGGGCGGCACCGGCATGGGCTCCTTCGCCGGCATGCTCAAGGCGGCGGGCTACGAGGTGACGGGCTCGGACGAGAACGTCTACCCGCCCATGAGCACCATGCTGGAGACCTGGGGCATCCCGGTGATGACGCCCTACAGCCCGCAGAACCTCGACCGCGCGAAGCCGGACCTGGTCATCATCGGCAACGTCATCCGCCGGGTGAACCCGGAGGCCACGGCGGTGCGCGAGCGGGGGCTGAAGCAGATGAGCTTCCCGGCCGCCCTGGGCTCGCTCTTCCTCGAGCACGCGCACTCGGTGGTGGTAGCCGGCACGCACGGCAAGACCACGACGAGCAGCCTCATGGCGCACGTGCTGGTGGAGGCGGGGAGGGACCCCTCCTTCCTCGTGGGCGGCGTGACCCAGAACTACGCGGGCAACTACCGCGTGGGCAAGGGCGCGCACTTCGTCGTCGAGGGCGACGAGTACGACACCGCGTACTGGGACAAGGGCAGCAAGTTCCTGCACTACCGGCCGCGCACCGCCATCCTCACCAGCGTGGAGTACGACCACGCGGACATCTTCCGCGACCTGCCGCACTACGAGGCCACCTTCGACAAGTTCGTGCGCCTGATGCCGCAGGGCGGCCGGCTCGCGGTGTGCGCCGCGTACCCGAACGCGGTGGCGCTCGCGAAGGCCGCGAAGAGTGAGGTGGTCACCTACGTGGCGAAGGAGGGCGCGCAGGCGGACTACACGCCGCGCGGCGTCTCCTTCGGCCCCGAGGGCGCGCGCTTCGAGGTGCTGGAGAAGGGCAAGGCCCTGGGCACGGTGAAGCTGCCCATGAGCGGCGCGCACAACGTGGAGAACGCGCTGGGCGTCATCGCGGCGGCGCGCGGCCTCGGCCTCTCCTTCGAGGAGATCGCCAAGGGGCTCGCGAGCTTCCAGGGCGTGAAGCGGCGCCAGGAGGTGCGCGGCGAGGTGGGCGGCGTGCTCGTGGTGGACGACTTCGCGCACCACCCCACGGCCGTGCGGGAGACCATCCAGGCCATCCGCCACCGCTACCCCGAGCGCCGGCTCTGGGCCATCTTCGAGCCGCGCTCGAACACCAGCCGCCGCAACATCCACCAGGAGGACTACGCCCACGCCTTCACGGGCGCCGCGCGCGCGAGCCTCAAGGTGCCCGAGCACCACGACAAGGTGCCCCTGGACCAGGAGCTGAACGTGCCGAAGCTGGTGCAGGCGCTCGGCGACCAGGGCATCGCGGCGGACGGCGCCACCGAGGTCCCCGTGTTGGTGGAGCGCGCGGCGAGCGAGGCCAAGCCCGGCGACGTGCTGCTGGTGATGAGCAACGGCAGCTTCGGCGGCTTCATCGACAAGCTGCTGCCGGCGCTGCGCGCACGCTTCGCGGGGAGCGCGAAGTGA
- a CDS encoding TlpA disulfide reductase family protein — MRAALAAAALLALASCAHSPEQKKPVPVEAAEKGKGTPLELHLQRFPGGEPWSLEGERGSVVLLDVWATWCMPCRDTLPVYTELQRLYGERGLKVYAFNVDEDPRAIQPFLDEFHVNVPVLVGKDAGVAEQVLGLGVLPTAYLIDRSGVVRKKHESAVGDTGSLLRQYRTEIEALLAEPQPEG; from the coding sequence GTGAGGGCGGCGCTCGCCGCGGCGGCGCTGCTCGCCCTGGCGAGCTGCGCCCACTCGCCGGAGCAGAAGAAGCCTGTGCCGGTGGAAGCCGCGGAGAAGGGCAAGGGGACCCCGCTCGAGCTCCACTTGCAGCGCTTCCCGGGCGGGGAGCCGTGGTCGCTCGAGGGCGAGCGCGGCAGCGTGGTGCTGCTCGACGTGTGGGCCACCTGGTGCATGCCCTGCCGCGACACGCTGCCCGTGTACACGGAGCTGCAGCGCCTCTACGGCGAGCGCGGGCTCAAGGTGTACGCGTTCAACGTGGACGAGGATCCACGCGCCATCCAGCCCTTCCTCGACGAGTTCCACGTGAACGTGCCGGTGCTGGTGGGCAAGGACGCGGGCGTGGCCGAGCAGGTGCTCGGGCTGGGCGTCCTGCCGACCGCCTACCTCATCGACCGCAGCGGCGTGGTGCGCAAGAAGCACGAGAGCGCGGTGGGGGACACGGGCTCGCTCTTGCGCCAGTACCGCACCGAGATCGAAGCGCTGCTCGCCGAGCCGCAGCCGGAGGGGTAG
- a CDS encoding potassium channel family protein: protein MPRWLEQTSGFLLLAVVLLDVFLTVLYARLGTGILAPRISHGVWRLFRAASRPLGRHRRVAMSFCGPAVLGVLVATWALGLTLATALVIHPVLGTAVRASSGPTPTDFITAMYVGGNSVSIVGGSNFSPQTGAFKLFFLFNSLAGLSVVSLTLTYLMQVYSALKERNALGLRLYLFSAQREDAAELVARLGPKGQFQGGYSNLSELAASVAAMKEIHHFYPVLFYFRFTVPYYAVSSICTVSLDAVSLIRSALDEQEYGWLQESGAVAELWEASRLASGSLAETFMSRGAAHPEPPSAEVKERWRRRYSAALQRLQQAGIRTAEDEEAGARHYVALRSEWDGVVGQLATALAYPREEIDPAGTHPERMLKGPSPMRELAREPFPQGPREGPRPLH, encoded by the coding sequence ATGCCCCGCTGGCTGGAACAGACAAGTGGCTTCCTCCTTCTCGCGGTCGTGCTGCTGGACGTGTTCCTCACCGTGCTCTACGCGCGGCTGGGCACGGGCATCCTGGCGCCGCGGATCTCACACGGGGTCTGGCGGCTCTTCCGCGCGGCGTCGCGGCCGCTGGGCAGGCACCGCCGCGTCGCCATGTCCTTCTGCGGGCCGGCCGTCCTTGGGGTGCTGGTGGCGACGTGGGCCCTGGGACTGACGCTCGCAACGGCGCTGGTCATCCACCCGGTGCTCGGCACGGCGGTGCGCGCCAGCAGCGGACCGACCCCGACCGACTTCATCACCGCCATGTACGTGGGCGGCAACAGCGTCTCCATCGTGGGGGGCAGCAACTTCTCCCCGCAGACGGGGGCCTTCAAGCTCTTCTTCCTGTTCAACTCGCTGGCGGGCCTGTCGGTGGTCTCGCTCACCCTCACGTACCTGATGCAGGTCTACTCCGCGCTCAAGGAACGCAATGCGCTCGGGCTGCGCCTCTACCTCTTCTCCGCGCAGCGCGAGGACGCCGCGGAGCTCGTGGCCCGGCTCGGTCCGAAGGGGCAGTTCCAGGGCGGCTACTCCAACCTGTCGGAGCTGGCGGCTTCGGTCGCCGCGATGAAGGAGATCCACCACTTCTACCCGGTGCTCTTCTACTTCCGCTTCACCGTGCCGTACTACGCGGTGTCCTCCATCTGCACGGTGAGCCTGGATGCCGTGTCGCTCATCCGCAGTGCGCTGGACGAGCAGGAGTATGGCTGGCTGCAGGAGTCGGGCGCGGTGGCGGAGCTGTGGGAGGCGTCGAGGCTCGCGAGCGGCTCCCTGGCCGAGACCTTCATGTCGAGGGGCGCGGCCCACCCGGAGCCGCCGAGCGCGGAGGTGAAGGAGCGCTGGCGCCGGCGCTACAGCGCCGCGCTCCAGCGGCTGCAGCAGGCCGGCATCCGGACCGCCGAGGACGAGGAGGCGGGGGCCCGCCACTACGTCGCGCTGCGCTCGGAGTGGGACGGCGTGGTGGGCCAGCTCGCGACGGCCCTGGCCTACCCGCGGGAGGAGATCGACCCGGCGGGTACGCACCCGGAGCGGATGCTGAAGGGACCCTCGCCGATGCGGGAGCTCGCGCGCGAGCCCTTCCCGCAGGGCCCGCGGGAGGGGCCCCGTCCGCTGCACTAG
- a CDS encoding aspartate aminotransferase family protein, translating into MGRDSPPRDVQLVGARGSYVEGADGRRYVDFTAGWCVGNLGWDVREIRARLRRFDGPDYVHPSYLYGPWTELAKQLADLTPGRLQRSYRATGGTEAVEIALQLAMASTGRSKFVSIEDSYHGNSLGTMSVGASEYREHLPNLLRGCLKLKPPLDANAVDRVERLLRKRDVAAFIMEPIICNLGALVPDAQFMRGVQRLCRRYGTLLILDEVATGFGRTGRLFASELFGLAPDILTLGKALTGGHAGIGATVATERVARAAEGKVNVYSTYGWHPLSVEAALATLAYLREHQTQLLKNVAERSEDFRSRLHPMDFGSPVDIRVTGLAIGLQFENGASAGALAERCRKAGLLLSIDDDTLTLFPALTISRQTVHEGLDILERCL; encoded by the coding sequence ATGGGCCGCGACTCCCCACCGCGCGACGTGCAGCTCGTCGGCGCCCGGGGCAGCTACGTGGAGGGGGCGGACGGGCGCCGCTACGTGGACTTCACCGCGGGGTGGTGCGTGGGCAACCTCGGCTGGGACGTGCGGGAAATCCGCGCACGCCTGCGCCGCTTCGACGGCCCCGACTACGTCCACCCCTCGTACCTGTATGGGCCGTGGACGGAGCTCGCGAAACAGCTGGCGGACCTCACCCCGGGCCGCCTGCAGCGCAGCTATCGGGCCACCGGTGGAACCGAGGCGGTGGAGATTGCCCTCCAGCTGGCCATGGCCTCCACCGGCCGCTCGAAGTTCGTGTCCATCGAGGACAGCTACCACGGCAACTCGCTGGGCACGATGAGCGTGGGCGCCTCCGAGTACCGGGAGCACCTGCCCAACCTCCTGCGCGGCTGCCTGAAGCTGAAGCCCCCCCTGGACGCCAACGCGGTGGACCGGGTGGAGCGGCTGCTGCGCAAGCGGGACGTGGCCGCCTTCATCATGGAGCCCATCATCTGCAACCTGGGGGCGCTCGTCCCCGACGCGCAGTTCATGCGCGGCGTCCAGCGCCTGTGCCGCCGCTACGGGACGCTGCTCATCCTCGATGAGGTGGCCACGGGCTTCGGACGCACGGGCCGCCTCTTTGCCTCCGAGCTCTTCGGCCTCGCGCCGGACATCCTCACGCTGGGCAAGGCCCTCACGGGCGGGCACGCGGGCATCGGCGCCACCGTCGCCACCGAGCGGGTGGCCCGGGCGGCCGAGGGAAAGGTCAACGTCTATTCCACGTACGGCTGGCACCCGCTCAGCGTGGAGGCAGCGCTCGCCACCCTCGCGTACCTGCGCGAGCACCAGACGCAGTTGCTGAAGAACGTGGCGGAGCGCAGCGAGGACTTCCGCTCCCGGCTCCACCCGATGGACTTCGGCTCCCCCGTGGACATCCGCGTCACCGGCCTCGCCATCGGCCTGCAGTTCGAGAATGGGGCCTCCGCCGGTGCGCTCGCCGAGCGCTGCCGCAAGGCGGGGCTCCTCCTGAGCATCGACGACGACACCCTCACTCTCTTCCCCGCGCTCACCATCTCCAGGCAGACCGTGCACGAGGGCCTGGACATCCTCGAGCGCTGCCTCTGA
- a CDS encoding LD-carboxypeptidase, with translation MRQGVSAWQKPLPLRPQDAVHVVAPAGPFDRPSFDAGLALLSARFRVRHREDLFSAHRYLAGDDARRGEELRAALLDREARAIFCARGGYGAMRLLPGLPLADAAPSSLVGFSDITALHLAQQALGRVSLHAPVLTQLGKQPADVVERLFRLLESPEPAPPLEGTRPLVPGRAEGTLVGGNLSVLTRLLGTPYLPSFAGTVLLLEDVGERPYRLDRMWTHLRLAGVFTQVAGIVLGDFNGCEEKDAGYDSQDVLRALAEETGLPCAAGFRIGHAEINQPVALGTRVRLDAGDCRLTFLEGAVQG, from the coding sequence ATGAGGCAGGGCGTGTCCGCCTGGCAGAAACCCCTCCCGCTGCGCCCACAGGATGCCGTGCACGTCGTGGCTCCGGCGGGGCCCTTCGACCGCCCGAGCTTCGACGCGGGGCTCGCGCTGCTCTCCGCGCGCTTCCGGGTGCGGCACCGGGAGGATCTCTTCTCCGCCCACCGCTACCTCGCAGGCGATGACGCGCGCCGCGGCGAGGAGCTGCGCGCGGCGCTCCTGGACCGCGAGGCGCGCGCGATCTTCTGCGCGCGCGGGGGCTACGGTGCGATGCGCCTCCTGCCCGGACTGCCGCTCGCGGACGCGGCGCCCTCGTCGCTGGTGGGCTTCTCGGACATCACGGCGCTGCACCTCGCGCAGCAGGCGCTCGGCCGCGTGAGCCTCCACGCCCCCGTCCTCACGCAGCTGGGCAAGCAGCCCGCGGACGTGGTGGAGCGCCTCTTCCGGCTCCTCGAGTCCCCCGAGCCTGCGCCCCCCCTCGAGGGCACCCGCCCCCTCGTCCCGGGCCGCGCGGAAGGAACGCTCGTGGGCGGAAACCTCTCCGTCCTCACGCGCCTGCTGGGCACCCCCTACCTGCCGTCCTTCGCGGGCACCGTGCTCCTGCTCGAGGACGTGGGCGAGCGCCCCTACCGCCTCGACCGGATGTGGACGCACCTGCGGCTTGCGGGCGTCTTCACGCAGGTGGCCGGCATCGTGCTCGGCGACTTCAACGGCTGCGAGGAGAAGGACGCGGGCTACGACAGCCAGGACGTGCTGCGCGCCCTGGCCGAAGAGACGGGCCTGCCGTGCGCGGCGGGCTTCCGCATCGGCCACGCCGAGATCAACCAGCCCGTGGCCCTCGGCACGCGCGTGCGCCTGGACGCGGGCGACTGCCGCCTCACCTTCCTCGAAGGGGCGGTGCAGGGATGA
- a CDS encoding alpha/beta fold hydrolase: MRRSPDDIDPDRRRLLGTAATVLAVPWLSTAAEAATKALDPKGAEGTRPAFGTLKQVEAGALDIGYVEAGPARGPAVLLLHGWPYDVHTYAEVAPRLAAAGFRVLVPYLRGYGSTRFRASDALRNGQQSALGRDAIALLDALGIERAVVGGVDWGARTANIVAALWPERCKAMVSVSGYLIGNPAQAGVPLLPEAEHQWWYQYYFATERGRAGYEKYRREFARLIWSTASPQWRFSDATFDASARALDNPDHVDIVIHNYRWRLGLAKGEPQYDALEQKLALQPAITVPTITLEGDANGAPHPPASAYAAKFVGKYAHRVIKGGVGHNLPQEAPGAFVQAIQDVDRF; the protein is encoded by the coding sequence ATGCGCCGCTCTCCAGACGACATCGATCCGGACCGCCGCCGGCTCCTCGGCACCGCCGCCACGGTGCTGGCCGTCCCGTGGCTCAGCACCGCGGCCGAAGCCGCGACCAAAGCCCTCGACCCGAAGGGGGCGGAAGGCACGCGCCCGGCTTTCGGCACGCTGAAGCAGGTCGAGGCCGGCGCCCTCGACATCGGCTACGTCGAGGCCGGGCCCGCCAGGGGGCCGGCGGTCCTGCTGCTCCACGGGTGGCCGTACGACGTGCACACCTACGCGGAGGTCGCACCGAGGCTCGCAGCGGCGGGGTTTCGCGTGCTCGTCCCGTATCTTCGCGGCTATGGCTCGACCCGGTTCCGCGCGAGCGATGCCCTGCGCAACGGTCAGCAGTCGGCGCTCGGGCGCGACGCCATCGCTCTGCTGGATGCACTCGGGATCGAGCGGGCTGTCGTCGGCGGCGTCGACTGGGGCGCGCGCACGGCCAACATCGTGGCCGCGCTGTGGCCGGAGCGGTGCAAGGCCATGGTGTCGGTGAGCGGCTATCTCATCGGGAACCCGGCCCAGGCCGGCGTCCCGCTCCTCCCCGAGGCCGAGCACCAGTGGTGGTACCAGTACTACTTCGCCACGGAGCGGGGCCGCGCGGGGTACGAGAAGTACCGCCGCGAGTTCGCGCGCCTCATCTGGAGCACGGCCTCCCCGCAGTGGCGCTTCAGTGACGCGACCTTCGATGCGAGCGCCCGCGCGCTCGACAACCCCGACCACGTCGACATCGTCATCCACAACTATCGCTGGCGGCTCGGCCTCGCAAAGGGAGAGCCGCAGTACGACGCCCTGGAGCAGAAGCTGGCGCTCCAGCCGGCCATCACGGTCCCGACCATCACGCTCGAGGGGGACGCCAACGGAGCGCCGCATCCGCCCGCGAGCGCCTACGCGGCGAAGTTCGTCGGCAAGTACGCGCACCGGGTGATCAAGGGCGGCGTGGGCCACAACCTGCCGCAGGAGGCGCCGGGCGCCTTCGTGCAGGCCATCCAGGACGTGGACCGATTCTGA
- a CDS encoding RsmB/NOP family class I SAM-dependent RNA methyltransferase, which translates to MDRTLRDHRALGSEQRRALVEAVFNVGLWRRRLVFHLRGGEPSAAAHLFALLHALAGVSAPEAARLAGLPEPLPLRLEEPEALALRHSLPDWLAEHLVRELGEEADALCAHLNVPAPITLRTNTLRTTRDALAARLEAEGLTVTPGRYSPLALHVQGPGGARPNLYGIAAGQEGLFEVQDEGSQLLGLLMEARPGDSVLDLCAGAGGKTLQLGAAMGDTGRLLAYDPDAGRLDRLLQRAARAGLRRLELLRAPPGPELQVDRVLVDAPCSELGTLRRGPDLRFRLGEDALTRWLPVQAGLLRDAARHVRPGGRLVYATCTLNGAENAAQVASFLTEHPDFHLVRPTGVDSSLLQGDFLATFPHRHGTDGFFAAVLERADARPLHDLPTR; encoded by the coding sequence CTGGATCGCACTCTGCGTGATCACCGCGCCCTCGGCTCCGAGCAGCGCCGCGCCCTGGTCGAGGCCGTGTTCAACGTGGGCCTGTGGCGGCGCCGGCTCGTCTTCCACCTCAGGGGAGGGGAGCCCTCGGCGGCAGCGCACCTCTTCGCCCTCCTCCACGCCCTCGCCGGGGTATCGGCGCCCGAGGCGGCCCGGCTCGCGGGTCTCCCCGAGCCCTTGCCCCTCCGCCTCGAAGAGCCCGAGGCGCTCGCCCTGCGCCACTCGCTGCCGGACTGGCTCGCGGAGCACCTCGTGCGCGAGCTGGGCGAGGAGGCCGACGCGCTCTGCGCCCACCTCAACGTTCCGGCGCCCATCACCCTGCGCACGAACACCCTGCGCACCACGCGCGACGCGCTCGCCGCCCGGCTCGAGGCGGAGGGACTCACGGTGACGCCGGGCCGCTACAGCCCGCTCGCGCTGCACGTGCAGGGGCCGGGCGGCGCGCGCCCAAACCTCTACGGAATCGCAGCCGGGCAGGAGGGGCTTTTCGAGGTCCAGGACGAGGGCAGCCAGCTGCTCGGGCTCCTCATGGAGGCACGGCCCGGAGATAGCGTGCTGGACCTGTGCGCCGGCGCGGGCGGCAAGACGCTGCAGCTGGGCGCGGCGATGGGGGACACGGGGCGCCTGCTCGCGTACGACCCGGACGCAGGCCGCCTCGACCGGCTCCTGCAGCGCGCCGCCCGCGCAGGCCTGCGCCGGCTCGAGCTGCTCCGCGCCCCTCCCGGCCCCGAGCTCCAGGTGGACCGGGTCCTGGTGGATGCCCCCTGCTCGGAGCTGGGCACGCTGCGGCGCGGGCCCGACCTGCGCTTTCGCCTCGGCGAGGACGCCCTCACGCGCTGGCTGCCCGTGCAGGCCGGGCTGCTGCGGGACGCCGCCCGCCACGTGCGCCCCGGGGGCCGCCTCGTCTACGCGACCTGCACGCTGAACGGGGCAGAGAACGCGGCGCAGGTCGCTTCCTTCCTCACCGAGCACCCAGACTTCCACCTCGTCCGCCCCACGGGAGTCGACTCCTCGCTCCTGCAGGGCGACTTCCTCGCCACCTTCCCGCACCGCCACGGCACGGACGGCTTCTTCGCCGCCGTCCTCGAGAGGGCGGATGCCCGTCCGCTCCACGACCTGCCCACCCGCTGA
- a CDS encoding serine hydrolase, with protein sequence MSRLSVLQELLDQGVELGLFPAAQAVVLHAGVQVYGGVAGAATGETRFDLASLTKVMSTTPLFLRLWTQGKLGPETPLSRFFPGSPVADAGATVADLLYHRSGLPAFVPFFAEALQKHPELLQPDCKSTLRAEVRESVVQAAAATPLAQAPGTRAVYSDVGFILLGEILARAGGAPLDVLYGREVAEPLGLSARFQRLSDFPADGAAAPTGATRPREPAPGQEGLWPALPSTASHPGEVDDDNAWVMDGVAGHAGLFGTAVDVARLGQAVLADCTNAGHLAPGPLWHRALATDTKVPGSTRSMGFDSPSKEGSSAGQHLGNLPPGAVGHLGFTGTSLWVDLRRALVVALVTNRVAQGRTDNRIREFRPLFHDAVVEALGLIQESEGHHG encoded by the coding sequence ATGAGCCGGCTCTCGGTGCTGCAGGAGCTGCTCGACCAGGGCGTGGAGCTGGGGCTCTTCCCCGCGGCCCAGGCGGTGGTGCTGCACGCGGGCGTGCAGGTGTACGGCGGCGTCGCGGGCGCGGCCACGGGCGAGACGCGCTTCGACCTCGCCTCGCTCACCAAGGTGATGAGCACCACGCCGCTGTTCCTGCGCCTGTGGACGCAGGGAAAGCTCGGCCCCGAGACGCCGCTCTCGCGCTTCTTCCCCGGCAGCCCCGTCGCCGACGCAGGCGCCACCGTGGCGGACCTGCTCTACCACCGCTCGGGGCTGCCCGCCTTCGTGCCCTTCTTCGCGGAGGCCCTGCAGAAGCACCCCGAGCTCCTGCAACCGGATTGCAAGAGCACCCTGCGCGCCGAGGTCCGCGAGTCCGTGGTCCAGGCCGCTGCCGCGACTCCGCTCGCGCAAGCGCCCGGCACCCGCGCGGTGTACAGCGACGTGGGCTTCATCCTGCTGGGGGAGATCCTCGCGCGCGCGGGCGGCGCCCCCCTGGACGTCCTCTACGGCCGCGAGGTGGCCGAGCCCCTGGGCCTCTCTGCGCGCTTCCAGCGCCTGAGCGACTTCCCGGCGGACGGCGCCGCGGCGCCCACTGGCGCCACGCGCCCGCGCGAGCCCGCGCCCGGGCAGGAGGGCCTGTGGCCGGCGCTCCCCAGCACCGCCTCGCACCCGGGCGAGGTGGACGACGACAACGCCTGGGTGATGGACGGGGTGGCGGGACACGCGGGCCTCTTCGGCACGGCGGTGGACGTGGCGCGGCTCGGCCAGGCGGTGCTCGCGGACTGCACCAATGCTGGGCACCTCGCGCCGGGCCCGCTGTGGCACCGCGCGCTCGCCACGGACACGAAGGTGCCCGGCAGCACGCGCAGCATGGGCTTCGACTCGCCCTCGAAGGAGGGCTCGAGCGCGGGCCAGCACCTGGGCAACCTGCCGCCCGGCGCGGTGGGGCACCTCGGCTTCACCGGCACCAGTCTCTGGGTGGACCTGCGCCGCGCGCTCGTGGTGGCGCTGGTCACCAACCGCGTGGCGCAGGGCCGCACGGACAACCGCATCCGCGAGTTCCGCCCCCTCTTCCACGACGCCGTCGTGGAGGCACTGGGCCTCATCCAGGAGAGCGAAGGACACCATGGCTGA